One Legionella lansingensis genomic region harbors:
- a CDS encoding TIGR02444 family protein, with product MSTQDNDLVKCVDNAFWQFSLHVYQNPDVKECCLNLQNSTGVNVNLLLLCCWLSSYTEAIEQAEFIAACRLVEDWHKQVTESLRQVRRFLKNKQSESWVNLFYHTILNAEITSEAYQQQLLFSYFKHRTAVDMSVNKNSSIISQTQSSAAIELRKKSNEEIALGYLHWLLNDMDIEINSQLNRQLVDFVKNTLRSCHCTSSFIK from the coding sequence ATGTCAACTCAAGACAATGACTTAGTTAAATGTGTCGATAATGCCTTTTGGCAATTTTCTTTGCACGTTTATCAAAACCCCGATGTCAAAGAATGTTGTTTAAACCTACAAAATAGCACAGGAGTAAATGTGAATTTACTCCTGCTGTGCTGTTGGCTTTCTAGTTATACCGAAGCTATTGAACAGGCTGAGTTTATTGCAGCCTGTCGATTAGTTGAAGACTGGCATAAACAGGTTACAGAATCCTTACGCCAAGTCCGTCGATTTTTAAAAAACAAGCAATCAGAGTCTTGGGTCAATCTCTTCTACCATACAATATTGAATGCCGAAATAACGTCGGAGGCTTATCAACAGCAACTCCTCTTTTCTTACTTTAAACACAGAACCGCAGTGGACATGTCAGTAAATAAGAATTCGAGCATCATATCGCAGACACAGTCCTCTGCTGCAATAGAGTTGCGAAAGAAGTCTAATGAAGAAATAGCGCTCGGTTATCTACACTGGCTATTGAACGATATGGATATAGAAATAAATAGCCAGCTTAACAGGCAGCTCGTCGATTTCGTGAAAAATACACTTCGTTCGTGCCACTGTACTAGTTCTTTTATTAAATAA
- a CDS encoding integrase, producing MGQVNMDLYLKIQRIRYQRGNRALKKRILDEFCETHHYHRKAAARLLRQLPISDKSPKKVGKKKTYDPSILLEPLKKIWLGTDQMCGKRLKRALPLWLPHYQNHYEPLAAEISSQLLTMSAATIDRLLKPVKTRYGKGLSGTKPGSILRNQIPVNTNQWNTNEVGFMEADSVAHCGASLAGDFVWSITLTDIFSGWTEMRATWNKGAHGVLGGIQDIEKNLPFEIKGFDCDNGSEFLNWHLIHYFTERDPQKAVQFTRSRPYKKDDNAHVEQKNWTHVRQLFGYHRFGNPKLVELMNDLYSNEVSLLFNFFYPCIKLIDKVRIQSRVIKKYDQPQTPYQRLMTSNGLTLAQKTKLQETFNTLDPFDLQKKIQKKLKLIFRLVNIQHVKQRKAL from the coding sequence ATGGGGCAAGTGAATATGGATTTGTATCTAAAAATACAGCGTATCCGCTATCAACGAGGCAATAGAGCGTTAAAAAAACGCATTCTGGATGAATTTTGCGAGACGCATCATTATCATCGCAAAGCAGCAGCTCGTTTATTAAGACAGTTACCCATTTCTGATAAAAGTCCGAAGAAAGTTGGAAAAAAGAAGACCTATGACCCATCCATATTGCTGGAGCCTTTAAAAAAGATATGGCTTGGCACGGATCAGATGTGTGGTAAACGATTAAAGAGAGCTCTTCCCTTATGGTTACCTCATTATCAAAATCATTATGAGCCTTTAGCGGCGGAGATATCCTCTCAACTGCTAACCATGAGCGCTGCTACAATTGATCGCTTACTCAAGCCTGTTAAAACTCGCTATGGAAAAGGCTTAAGTGGAACAAAGCCTGGAAGTATTCTCAGGAATCAAATTCCAGTCAATACGAATCAGTGGAATACTAACGAAGTGGGTTTTATGGAGGCCGACAGCGTTGCGCATTGTGGAGCATCACTAGCCGGTGATTTTGTTTGGTCTATTACGCTGACGGATATTTTCAGTGGCTGGACAGAAATGCGGGCCACTTGGAATAAAGGAGCTCATGGTGTCTTGGGGGGTATTCAAGACATAGAAAAAAATTTACCTTTTGAAATCAAAGGGTTTGATTGTGATAACGGCTCAGAGTTTCTCAATTGGCATCTCATTCATTATTTTACTGAGCGGGACCCACAAAAAGCGGTTCAATTTACTCGCTCTCGTCCTTATAAAAAAGACGATAATGCACATGTTGAACAAAAGAACTGGACTCATGTGCGTCAACTGTTTGGTTATCATCGTTTTGGTAATCCAAAGCTCGTTGAGCTTATGAATGACTTATATTCTAACGAAGTCTCCTTGTTATTTAATTTTTTCTATCCTTGCATTAAGCTCATTGACAAAGTACGAATTCAATCCCGTGTAATCAAAAAATATGATCAACCCCAAACGCCCTATCAGCGACTGATGACGTCGAATGGTCTTACTCTCGCTCAGAAAACAAAATTACAAGAGACCTTTAATACACTCGACCCGTTTGACTTGCAAAAAAAGATTCAAAAAAAGCTAAAATTAATATTTAGATTAGTGAATATTCAACATGTAAAACAAAGAAAGGCTCTTTAA
- a CDS encoding ATP-binding cassette domain-containing protein produces MLQINNAYKNFGPQRILQDINLSIQPSAVVGLAGSSGSGKSTLLRCIQQLEKLDAGSIHFEGTSGFMFQDFQLFPHMTVLQNLTYAPKLKNKSHDHDIEAFSLLHSLGIAQKAHVFPQQLSGGQKQRVALARSLMMRPSLLLCDEPTSGLDLAAIEDVITLLHSIKTAGMIMIIASHDLDFLTKMTERLLILKHGQLVADVKPKDLIHPVQALKKYYQEESI; encoded by the coding sequence ATGTTGCAAATTAACAACGCCTATAAGAACTTCGGCCCTCAGCGAATCCTGCAAGATATTAATCTGAGCATTCAACCCTCAGCAGTCGTTGGACTGGCAGGTTCCTCAGGTAGTGGTAAGTCCACCTTGCTAAGGTGTATTCAACAGCTAGAAAAATTAGACGCGGGCTCGATTCATTTTGAGGGAACAAGTGGCTTTATGTTTCAAGATTTTCAGCTTTTTCCTCATATGACGGTACTGCAAAACTTAACTTATGCTCCAAAGCTAAAAAATAAATCGCATGATCATGATATCGAAGCATTTTCTTTACTTCACAGTTTAGGTATTGCACAGAAAGCACATGTCTTTCCACAGCAATTATCAGGCGGACAAAAACAGCGTGTGGCTTTGGCCAGGAGCCTGATGATGCGTCCTTCTCTATTACTTTGTGATGAGCCTACCTCAGGTTTGGATTTGGCCGCAATTGAAGATGTCATAACCCTGTTACATTCAATCAAAACAGCGGGAATGATCATGATAATTGCTTCTCACGATCTCGATTTTCTGACTAAAATGACTGAGCGCTTGCTCATCCTCAAACATGGTCAATTAGTAGCTGATGTCAAACCCAAAGACCTCATCCATCCCGTCCAAGCATTAAAAAAATATTATCAGGAGGAATCGATATGA
- a CDS encoding amino acid ABC transporter permease has product MIELGQTLLFIGQGTLLTLELLAGGMFIGILLGTLLAISRYKGFAKPLINRFISLMRGTPLILQLSFIYFALPSLLGLRLSILIAGILTFGLNSSAYIAEILRSGIENIPKGQFEAARTLQISTFYLWKDIILPQVIKNILPALINEMIALLKETALISTIGGMDLMRKAQSVAAEQFTYFLPLCIAGLYYYSMVLLIEYLGRKIEQGGQHVAN; this is encoded by the coding sequence ATGATAGAATTAGGACAAACGCTTTTATTTATCGGTCAGGGTACACTTCTAACATTGGAACTTTTAGCAGGGGGGATGTTTATTGGCATTCTCCTTGGAACTTTACTTGCCATCTCCCGTTACAAAGGATTTGCGAAACCCCTCATCAATCGTTTCATTTCTCTGATGCGCGGTACCCCCTTAATTCTACAACTTAGTTTTATTTATTTTGCGCTACCCAGTTTGCTCGGTTTAAGACTTAGTATTCTTATAGCGGGAATATTGACTTTTGGCCTTAATAGCTCTGCTTACATCGCCGAGATCTTAAGATCAGGGATCGAAAATATCCCTAAAGGGCAATTTGAAGCAGCAAGGACATTGCAAATCTCAACATTTTATTTGTGGAAAGATATTATTTTACCGCAAGTGATTAAAAATATTCTTCCTGCATTGATCAATGAAATGATAGCTCTTCTTAAAGAAACCGCTTTAATATCCACCATTGGTGGTATGGATCTAATGCGCAAAGCCCAATCTGTAGCCGCGGAACAATTTACTTATTTTTTGCCCCTTTGTATTGCAGGACTATATTACTACAGCATGGTCTTGCTGATTGAATACCTGGGGAGAAAAATTGAGCAAGGGGGTCAACATGTTGCAAATTAA
- a CDS encoding ABC transporter substrate-binding protein — MRILIIALFSLAAIGLSGCNESKKDDNVIHFAIAAEYPPFEYQEQGKLKGFDIDLANLLAQHLGKQAVFDNMQFSTILPALTSNQVDAAISTITITEERKKNFDFSEPYYFEKMAAVSRKDNPVAIPQQLEGKKTACQLGSTMEIWLKKNFPSENTIAMDNNNQAIEALKAGHVDAVLMDGAQAVIFSQKNPGLSYAFIAHSDDGYGIAFKKHSLLTGQINRALNTLKANGEIEKLKNKWFLGA, encoded by the coding sequence ATGAGAATATTAATTATCGCTTTATTTTCCCTTGCCGCCATCGGCCTTTCCGGCTGTAATGAAAGCAAAAAAGACGACAATGTCATTCATTTTGCCATTGCCGCAGAATATCCACCTTTTGAATATCAAGAGCAAGGTAAGCTTAAGGGTTTTGACATTGATCTTGCAAACTTGCTAGCCCAGCATTTGGGCAAGCAAGCGGTGTTTGACAATATGCAATTCAGTACTATTTTGCCTGCACTCACATCAAATCAAGTTGATGCGGCTATTTCAACCATAACCATTACCGAGGAGCGCAAAAAAAATTTCGATTTCAGCGAACCTTATTATTTTGAAAAAATGGCCGCTGTTTCCAGAAAAGACAACCCTGTAGCGATTCCTCAGCAATTAGAGGGAAAAAAAACAGCTTGTCAGCTCGGCAGTACAATGGAAATCTGGCTGAAAAAAAATTTCCCAAGTGAAAACACAATCGCGATGGATAATAATAACCAAGCGATAGAAGCTCTAAAAGCAGGTCATGTTGATGCCGTTCTCATGGATGGGGCACAAGCGGTTATCTTCAGTCAAAAAAACCCTGGCTTATCCTACGCCTTTATTGCTCACTCTGATGATGGCTATGGTATCGCATTCAAAAAGCATTCTTTACTCACCGGTCAAATCAACCGTGCTTTAAATACGCTTAAAGCCAACGGTGAAATCGAAAAACTCAAAAACAAATGGTTCCTAGGTGCATGA
- a CDS encoding TRAP transporter large permease subunit, whose translation MSFYIQLASLSIIVLYAVMLFRNVDPLVATALCVGLGYLWNLSNPIDIGNSMANALGSFMALVGFIIMLGHGLGEILTHTQVSHTLVHQIVYGIGINTQRRAKIGIVLSSFIIVGLLGTLAGGLAILAPSLRPIAGSVGLSRPSLAVLMQASAEEALILGPFAPPVVALLGVTGLSYEAVLLYASLPVALVTLITTWVMANRLQRQYANESCEDEDTSEPFAPNKQQKRTTLLFLISFVACVAYGLFAQAKTTYVIFVMLFLALITGLAHKLSLNQIFKLFVEGMRKSLHIFFLFILFDPFMVLIHQAGGFNALTKLLTPLINLGGKPVLSMLIGFTGAFGMPGAAEATIKMLHQLFLPSVLQMQLPMITFALCMIFATRVTNYAYPGANMFAAMGFAGSENVKAMIQNGLTVTVVQVLFLIVYSLFL comes from the coding sequence ATGTCTTTTTACATTCAGTTAGCCAGTTTATCCATTATTGTTCTTTATGCCGTGATGTTATTTCGCAATGTTGACCCTTTAGTAGCAACTGCACTCTGTGTTGGACTGGGCTATTTGTGGAATCTAAGCAATCCAATTGACATCGGAAATTCTATGGCTAATGCTTTAGGCTCATTCATGGCCCTAGTTGGTTTTATTATCATGCTAGGGCATGGCTTAGGCGAGATCTTAACGCATACTCAGGTCAGTCATACCTTGGTGCACCAAATTGTTTATGGGATTGGGATTAATACTCAACGACGCGCTAAAATTGGTATTGTGCTTTCATCTTTTATCATTGTAGGTTTGCTTGGCACCTTGGCTGGAGGATTAGCTATTTTAGCACCCAGTTTACGCCCTATTGCAGGTTCTGTTGGACTATCACGCCCCAGTTTGGCTGTATTAATGCAGGCTTCAGCTGAAGAGGCCTTAATTCTTGGACCTTTTGCCCCTCCAGTGGTGGCTTTACTGGGCGTTACAGGACTAAGTTATGAGGCCGTACTTCTTTATGCATCTCTTCCAGTGGCCCTGGTGACTTTAATTACCACATGGGTTATGGCTAACCGATTACAACGACAGTATGCGAATGAATCTTGCGAAGACGAGGACACCTCAGAGCCATTTGCTCCCAATAAACAACAAAAGCGCACCACTTTACTCTTTTTGATCTCCTTTGTGGCTTGTGTAGCCTATGGATTATTTGCTCAGGCAAAAACTACTTATGTTATTTTTGTCATGTTATTTCTAGCGCTTATTACTGGATTGGCGCATAAATTAAGCTTAAATCAAATTTTTAAATTGTTCGTTGAGGGAATGCGAAAAAGCCTGCATATCTTCTTTTTGTTTATTTTATTTGATCCTTTTATGGTTTTAATTCATCAAGCGGGAGGATTTAATGCACTAACAAAACTATTAACCCCATTAATTAATTTAGGTGGAAAACCTGTATTATCGATGTTAATTGGGTTCACTGGAGCTTTTGGCATGCCAGGCGCTGCTGAAGCAACCATTAAAATGCTGCATCAGCTCTTTTTACCTAGTGTGCTTCAGATGCAATTGCCCATGATAACTTTTGCTTTGTGCATGATCTTCGCGACCCGTGTTACTAATTATGCCTATCCTGGTGCTAATATGTTTGCTGCAATGGGTTTTGCTGGAAGCGAGAATGTCAAAGCAATGATACAAAACGGACTAACCGTGACTGTGGTACAAGTCTTATTTCTAATTGTATATAGTTTATTCCTATAA
- a CDS encoding ABC transporter permease has protein sequence MAIKEQVIALYTVVRRELVRMFRIASQVFLPPVITTALYFLIFGNLIGERIGPIQGATYTLFIAPGLIMMSVITNAYSNVSTSLFSTRFQKSIEEVLISPMHDSLLLLGYVLGGVLRGLLVAILVFLVSCFFLRIHFTNLPLSLLVVLLVSALFSLAGFTNAMIARNFDDVMIIPTFLLAPLTYLGGVFYATDMLSPFWQTISHLNPVLYMVNALRYAMIGQQEVSISAAMIIICAMVVLLAWLNMVLLRKGVGLRD, from the coding sequence ATGGCCATTAAAGAACAAGTCATTGCCCTCTACACGGTTGTACGCAGAGAATTGGTAAGGATGTTTCGTATCGCAAGTCAAGTGTTCTTACCACCTGTTATTACCACAGCCTTATATTTCCTCATTTTTGGTAACCTGATCGGTGAGCGTATTGGTCCAATCCAAGGCGCGACTTATACCCTATTCATAGCGCCTGGACTCATCATGATGTCTGTGATTACCAATGCTTACAGCAATGTTTCTACGTCTTTGTTTAGTACTCGTTTTCAAAAAAGCATTGAAGAAGTATTGATCAGTCCTATGCATGATAGTTTACTGCTCTTAGGCTATGTTTTGGGTGGCGTGCTTCGTGGACTGCTCGTAGCGATATTAGTCTTCTTAGTCTCGTGTTTCTTCCTAAGAATACATTTCACCAATTTACCATTGAGCTTACTCGTTGTTTTATTAGTGTCTGCCCTTTTTTCACTGGCAGGCTTCACTAACGCCATGATAGCCCGTAATTTTGATGATGTGATGATTATCCCAACATTTCTGTTAGCTCCTTTGACGTATTTAGGAGGAGTATTCTACGCAACAGATATGCTTTCGCCTTTTTGGCAAACCATCTCTCATTTAAATCCTGTTCTCTACATGGTTAATGCCTTACGTTATGCGATGATCGGCCAGCAGGAAGTAAGTATATCGGCTGCGATGATCATTATTTGCGCAATGGTTGTTCTACTGGCTTGGCTGAATATGGTTTTATTAAGAAAAGGTGTGGGGCTCCGAGATTAA
- a CDS encoding arginine repressor, translated as MSYDRDLDAHILSIVHTQEITEQIDLQNCLKERGYDIPQATLSRKLKKLNIAKVAGVYRVVDFSTPNLPLILNLQVSDSGLIVLHTHPGNASSLALYFDKRYVSYSFHQENTSGILGSIAGDDTVVLILKSKALLNKTLQILQMDFPYLKIPQSR; from the coding sequence ATGTCTTACGATAGAGACCTTGATGCTCATATTTTAAGCATTGTACATACGCAGGAGATTACTGAACAAATTGACTTACAAAATTGCCTTAAAGAACGAGGCTATGATATCCCTCAGGCTACTTTATCTCGTAAACTTAAGAAATTAAACATTGCGAAGGTAGCTGGCGTATATAGGGTAGTTGACTTTTCGACCCCGAATCTGCCCCTCATCCTTAACTTACAAGTTTCTGATTCCGGTTTAATCGTCTTACATACTCACCCAGGAAATGCGAGTAGCCTGGCCCTATATTTTGATAAAAGATACGTTAGTTATTCTTTTCATCAGGAAAATACCTCAGGGATTCTTGGGAGTATTGCCGGAGATGATACCGTTGTTTTGATTCTGAAAAGCAAGGCTTTACTGAACAAAACCTTACAAATTCTGCAAATGGATTTTCCGTATCTGAAAATTCCTCAATCGAGATAA
- the argH gene encoding argininosuccinate lyase, translating to MNNKTWGGRFQKPLADEVVKFNASLSFDHILYKYDITGSQIHAKMLARQGLITSDEAKMIHDGLAAIEAEISAGKHALDASCEDIHMFIEQLLISKIGDVGKKLHTGRSRNDQMALDLRLYTRDAASQIKALLQQLTDTLKTLATKHDNDKMPGYTHLQQAQPIQLSWFFNAYLAMFNRDLSRLVDWHKRMNVSPLGAGALAGSRLPLDRNWVAQELGFDGIVENTLDAVSDRDFVIEFISTASIIMMHLSRLCEDLILWATQEFNFITLDDAFATGSSLMPNKKNPDVLELIRGKTGRVFGHLFGLLTVMKGLPLAYNKDMQEDKESLFDTVNTLIACLSVISPFLQSATFNTHVMQEKTENGYLNATTILESLVLQGIPFRDAHHQVGQWVREAMDKGCSLSDIVSEEKS from the coding sequence ATGAACAATAAAACCTGGGGAGGACGTTTCCAGAAGCCTTTAGCTGACGAAGTAGTCAAATTTAATGCCTCTTTATCCTTCGATCACATCCTCTATAAATATGACATTACTGGAAGCCAAATTCATGCGAAAATGCTTGCACGTCAAGGGTTAATCACTTCAGATGAAGCAAAAATGATTCATGACGGACTTGCAGCCATTGAAGCAGAAATATCAGCTGGCAAACATGCCTTAGATGCCTCATGTGAAGACATTCATATGTTCATTGAGCAGTTACTTATTAGCAAAATTGGCGACGTTGGCAAAAAATTACATACAGGGAGAAGTCGCAATGACCAAATGGCTCTTGATCTTAGACTGTACACCCGAGATGCAGCTAGTCAGATCAAAGCATTATTACAACAACTAACCGATACCCTAAAGACACTGGCAACCAAACATGACAACGATAAAATGCCTGGGTATACGCATTTACAACAAGCTCAGCCTATTCAATTAAGTTGGTTCTTCAACGCCTATCTTGCTATGTTTAACAGGGATCTTAGTCGCTTAGTTGATTGGCATAAGAGAATGAACGTCTCACCCCTTGGAGCAGGTGCTTTAGCAGGCAGCCGTTTGCCTTTGGACAGAAACTGGGTTGCCCAGGAACTAGGCTTTGATGGTATTGTGGAAAACACGCTGGACGCGGTCAGTGACAGAGATTTTGTTATTGAGTTTATAAGCACTGCCTCGATTATCATGATGCATTTATCCCGGTTATGTGAGGATCTTATCTTGTGGGCGACGCAAGAATTTAATTTTATAACCTTGGACGATGCCTTCGCTACAGGCTCTTCCCTCATGCCGAACAAAAAGAATCCAGATGTTTTAGAGCTCATTCGTGGGAAAACAGGGCGGGTATTTGGTCATCTTTTTGGCTTATTAACGGTTATGAAAGGTTTACCACTTGCTTATAACAAAGACATGCAAGAGGACAAAGAAAGTCTATTTGACACAGTTAACACGCTGATAGCTTGTCTCTCTGTGATCTCCCCTTTTCTACAAAGTGCAACATTCAATACCCATGTTATGCAAGAGAAAACTGAGAACGGCTACTTAAATGCGACCACAATTCTTGAATCACTTGTGTTGCAAGGCATTCCTTTTAGGGATGCACACCATCAGGTGGGACAGTGGGTAAGAGAAGCAATGGACAAGGGATGCTCTCTGTCAGACATTGTCTCTGAAGAGAAAAGCTAG
- a CDS encoding dipeptide epimerase, translating to MNITEIHIAQLTIPLIRPFITAVRRTGCVEDVVVMIKTDSGNLGYGSAASTPAITGDSTESIVTAIKTIIGPQLIGRSISELNLLLQMNNQAIVGNTSAKAAIDIALHDLFAQYCGLPLYKLLGGNTNSISSCITLSVKEIDAMVQDAIELVNQGHQTIKIKLGVNPIEDIKRVHAIRQAVGNSITLLVDANQGWSYESALKVIDSLKQQHLNIALVEQPISAQDLQHLKAISEKVDCLIIADEACFSPEDTLNIAKINACDGVNIKLMKSGGIENAQAIYNIAKTAQMKIMVGCMLESPIGVAAIASFALSKPDILYADLDPIYLIRDNYILGGAQRIGNKIILSDKPGLGIEGITQGLNQIGVIH from the coding sequence ATGAATATTACGGAGATTCATATTGCGCAATTAACTATTCCATTAATTCGCCCATTCATAACTGCCGTAAGACGTACCGGATGCGTTGAGGATGTGGTGGTAATGATTAAAACGGATAGCGGCAATCTGGGTTATGGTTCAGCAGCCTCAACTCCAGCCATCACTGGAGACAGTACGGAATCTATTGTTACTGCAATTAAAACCATTATTGGTCCACAGTTAATTGGACGAAGTATTTCTGAATTGAATTTATTACTCCAAATGAATAATCAGGCCATAGTAGGAAATACTTCTGCAAAAGCTGCCATTGATATCGCATTGCATGATTTATTTGCCCAATATTGTGGCTTACCTCTTTATAAATTGCTGGGAGGTAATACGAACAGTATTAGCTCGTGTATTACTTTAAGCGTCAAAGAGATTGACGCTATGGTGCAGGATGCTATTGAGCTAGTCAATCAAGGGCACCAAACAATAAAAATAAAATTAGGAGTAAATCCAATTGAAGACATTAAGCGTGTCCATGCTATTCGTCAAGCTGTAGGCAATTCTATTACTTTACTTGTAGATGCCAATCAAGGTTGGTCTTATGAAAGTGCCTTAAAGGTTATTGATTCATTGAAACAACAGCATTTGAACATCGCTTTGGTCGAACAACCTATTAGTGCTCAAGATCTACAGCACTTAAAGGCTATTAGCGAAAAGGTTGACTGTCTTATCATTGCAGATGAGGCTTGTTTTTCCCCTGAAGATACTCTGAATATTGCCAAAATTAATGCTTGTGATGGGGTCAATATTAAGTTGATGAAATCGGGTGGCATTGAGAATGCTCAAGCGATTTATAATATTGCTAAAACAGCACAAATGAAAATAATGGTCGGGTGTATGCTGGAATCACCCATTGGAGTTGCTGCTATAGCCAGTTTTGCTTTAAGTAAGCCTGATATCTTGTATGCGGACCTTGATCCTATTTATTTGATTCGTGACAATTATATTCTGGGCGGCGCACAACGTATCGGCAATAAAATTATTTTGTCAGACAAACCTGGTTTAGGAATTGAAGGTATTACCCAAGGATTAAATCAGATTGGAGTGATCCATTAA
- a CDS encoding argininosuccinate synthase, producing the protein MTHAIHKIVLAYSGGLDTSIMIPWLKEHYEQAEIIAVICDLGQKENLAAIKQKALNSGAAKAYVVDVQDEFVTNYLWKLIKAGALYENQYVLGTISRPLIAQKLVQIAIKEKADAVAHGATGKGNDQVRFEYTIKALAPQLTVIAPWRIWTIKSRQAAIDYAKDHGIEVPVTPKSPYSRDHNIWYISHEGGVLEDPSQEQPNDLLLMTTALEHTPDHPEKISLQFEKGVPVGLNNVALSPTELLQTLNQKAGAHGIGVCDIVENRLVGMKIRGVYEAPAAAVLYKAHQMLESLCLERQLLHLKQSLQQAYANLVYEGRWFSQSKDALDAFINVTQKHITGTINLKLFKGNIIPCGMHSPFSLHNPEFATFEADTVYDQKDAEGFINLFSLSAKIYGMVHEEEKHEQ; encoded by the coding sequence ATGACACATGCCATTCACAAAATTGTACTAGCCTATTCTGGTGGACTTGATACGTCGATCATGATCCCTTGGCTTAAAGAACATTATGAACAAGCCGAGATCATCGCTGTAATCTGTGATCTTGGGCAGAAAGAAAATCTGGCTGCCATTAAGCAAAAAGCCCTCAACAGTGGTGCTGCAAAAGCTTATGTCGTTGATGTACAAGATGAATTTGTCACAAACTACCTATGGAAATTGATTAAGGCTGGGGCTCTATATGAGAATCAGTATGTTTTAGGGACCATTTCTAGACCTTTAATTGCGCAAAAATTGGTTCAAATCGCTATAAAGGAAAAAGCAGATGCTGTCGCTCATGGTGCAACTGGTAAAGGAAACGACCAGGTGCGTTTTGAATACACGATTAAAGCCCTGGCGCCTCAACTCACAGTGATTGCTCCCTGGCGAATTTGGACAATAAAATCCCGACAAGCAGCTATAGATTATGCAAAAGATCATGGCATAGAAGTCCCTGTCACCCCCAAATCACCTTATTCACGAGACCATAATATTTGGTATATTTCTCACGAGGGTGGTGTGCTGGAAGATCCAAGCCAGGAGCAGCCTAATGATCTGCTATTAATGACTACGGCACTTGAACATACCCCCGACCACCCTGAAAAGATAAGTCTGCAATTTGAAAAAGGAGTACCTGTAGGACTTAATAATGTAGCTCTCTCCCCGACAGAGCTTTTGCAGACATTGAATCAGAAAGCAGGCGCTCATGGAATTGGCGTTTGCGATATCGTAGAGAATCGCCTTGTCGGAATGAAAATCAGGGGAGTTTATGAAGCACCGGCTGCAGCCGTCCTTTACAAAGCCCACCAAATGCTGGAAAGCCTCTGTTTGGAACGGCAATTGCTGCATCTTAAGCAATCGCTGCAGCAAGCCTATGCCAATTTAGTTTATGAGGGACGCTGGTTTTCTCAAAGCAAAGACGCCCTGGATGCTTTTATCAATGTAACGCAAAAACACATCACAGGCACCATTAACTTAAAACTATTTAAAGGGAATATTATCCCTTGTGGTATGCACTCGCCGTTCAGTCTACACAACCCTGAATTCGCTACCTTTGAAGCGGATACGGTATATGATCAAAAAGATGCGGAAGGATTTATCAATCTTTTTTCGCTATCTGCCAAAATCTACGGCATGGTGCATGAGGAAGAGAAACATGAACAATAA